One Cryptomeria japonica chromosome 9, Sugi_1.0, whole genome shotgun sequence genomic window carries:
- the LOC131075900 gene encoding transcription factor bHLH49, producing the protein MKSMELYDHEMDQFSSDFMQDNMEIIMQMNGEFDNTFCVDPYPKTVSSMVSMARPVMIKDDDDLSRLYSKFIVPDHDHPVVYNESSSFVTMREGTDHRSGECIADNREYHNNGSSSYQFHEDLKHKESQNQMGIPLTQHHFSNVVNSTSQNSCNKELVKESKEPNSQYFKTSSSAQDQEVDFPKDFVHLRARRGQTTKKQSIYERKRREKIRERMKRLQDLVPDCKLVSGDIKRLDMIICYIQSLQRQVQSLSMKLQMASMITDLHFENLGHPFRKEGSCQEDYMCLLPS; encoded by the exons ATGAAGTCAATGGAATTATATGATCATGAGATGGATCAGTTCTCTAGTGATTTTATGCAGGACAACATGGAGATTATTATGCAGATGAATGGAGAGTTTGATAACACATTCTGTGTAGATCCTTATCCCAAGACAGTTTCAAGCATGGTAAGCATGGCTAGACCAGTGATGATCAAAGATGATGATGACCTGTCAAGGCTATATAGTAAGTTCATTGTTCCAGATCATGATCATCCTGTAGTGTACAATGAATCTTCAAGTTTTGTTACTATGAGAGAAGGCACAGACCACAGATCTGGAGAATGCATTGCAGACAATAGAGAATACCATAACAATGGTTCTAGCAGCTATcaatttcatgaggatttgaagcATAAAGAATCTCAAAATCAAATGGGTATACCTCTTACTCAGCATCACTTCAGTAATGTTGTCAACTCAACATCCCAGAACTCTTGTAATAAGGAGCTAGTCAAG GAATCAAAGGAGCCAAATTCTCAGTATTTCAAAACTTCTAGCTCTGCTCAAGATCAAGAAGTTGATTTTCCTAAGGATTTTGTACACTTGAGAGCAAGGAGGGGTCAAACAACTAAGAAGCAAAGCATCTATGAAAGG AAGAGGAGGGAGAAAATTAGGGAACGTATGAAAAGACTGCAAGACCTTGTTCCTGATTGCAAACTG GTTTCAGGTGACATAAAAAGGCTTGATATGATCATCTGCTACATTCAGTCCTTACAGAGACAAGTGCAG AGTCTTTCAATGAAGCTCCAGATGGCTTCTATGATAACTGATCTTCACTTTGAAAACCTTGGTCACCCTTTTAGAAAG GAGGGAAGCTGCCAAGAAGATTATATGTGTTTACTCCCCTCATAA